A genomic stretch from Pochonia chlamydosporia 170 chromosome 4, whole genome shotgun sequence includes:
- a CDS encoding helix-turn-helix domain-containing protein (similar to Beauveria bassiana ARSEF 2860 XP_008596535.1): MSFTLYDASVSTAKDILESLKAILKKAESAPNAASLPDARIHEDMLPLSFQVHFVSDIAQKTAARTSGTEPEKLENDLKTFDDFFKRIDEVQAILSKTDKEVINKRVGETVPMGLGPGKNAEIASHAYVTGYALPNLFFHLSTAYNILRKEGIPLGKMDYLVPFLGKHLPPQ; this comes from the coding sequence ATGTCTTTCACTCTCTACGACGCCTCTGTCAGCACTGCCAAGGATATCCTTGAGTCTCTCAAGGCCATCCTCAAGAAGGCTGAATCTGCTCCCAACGCTGCCAGCCTTCCTGATGCGCGTATCCACGAGGACATGCTGCCCCTGAGCTTCCAGGTTCACTTCGTGAGCGACATCGCCCAGAAGACTGCTGCCCGTACCTCTGGCACCGAGCCTGAGAAGCTCGAGAACGACCTCAAGACCTTTGACGATTTCTTCAAGCGCATTGACGAGGTCCAGGCCATTCTGTCAAAGACCGACAAGGAGGTCATCAACAAGCGGGTTGGCGAGACCGTTCCTATGGGACTGGGACCTGGCAAGAATGCTGAGATTGCTAGCCATGCCTACGTCACTGGCTATGCTCTCCCCAACCTCTTCTTCCACCTGTCTACCGCCTACAACATCTTGCGCAAGGAGGGTATCCCACTGGGAAAGATGGACTACCTTGTTCCCTTCCTTGGCAAGCACCTCCCTCCTCAGTAA
- a CDS encoding transcription initiation factor TFIID subunit 12 (similar to Cordyceps militaris CM01 XP_006669048.1): MNPAQGQVPQQGQAQGQPGAAGQQQRITPMYQPSQIRSLPMLSEDEKNKYEQGLRGLWNKANNSPANSPDQIAAKQKIIEFSKMLIGKIQQRRSQAQQQQAQQGQQGGQVPARPPSAQQNPTGQAAGAPSAAQAQQKPQPVPAAGQGSQGQAPSAAASGAAQGQNAQGATAGAAAAAAQRPKIPDQIMQHVNKIVFRAPAQLANKPPAEVAKWIEDLKDKYSRALFTMDSSKAKVAGMEKIFKDRNDAGKPLQNEELRQYQIRREQQLKLYQDAHKWVESVRKQQEGLQANQQQAGAQAGQNGTAAAPPANQQTNTQATPNAAQNNAQAATQNVAASMNAAVEAAKNQQNLAAASRPSPANGTSTPIPTAAQNQPRPVPQAAQQPQGQPQVKTEQPHPPPVNTAQAQAVAQAQATARVPTPQSATPVTAGGPTRALSHSAAMTLANQRAANTPGTAQGQSQPAAGTGVGGAVNQGAVVPGAVQQQQQQGHPHAHPTQTQTGFQAKMPIPKQLPEKATAVPQGVTVGGGVTAGRPTMSQGSGTLGGVMNQPPVARIPAYSHDAEGDHVLSKKKLDELVRQVCSGSGDTQDGNLLTPEVEESVLNMADSFVDNVLHSACRNAKERGSKVLEIRDIQLVLERTYNIRVPGYSSDELRTVRKVQPSPGWIAKMSAVQAAKVMPGKGDP, translated from the exons ATGAATCCCGCACAAGGACAAGTTCCCCAGCAGGGCCAGGCCCAAGGACAGCCGGGCGCTGCCGGCCAGCAGCAACGAATAACGCCGATGTATCAGCCAAGTCAGATCAGAAGCCTGCCCATGCTGAGCGAAGACGAGAAGAATAAATACGAGCAAGGCCTCCGTGGGCTATGGAACAAAGCGAATAATTCACCCGCCAACAGCCCGGATCAGATCGCAGCGAAACAAAAGATTATTGAGTTTTCCAAGATGCTGATTGGTAAGATCCAGCAGCGCAGGagccaagcacagcaacagcaggcGCAACAGGGTCAACAAGGAGGCCAAGTACCCGCGCGACCTCCATCTGCACAGCAAAACCCTACGGGACAGGCTGCGGGAGCGCCATCAGCGGCCCAGGCGCAACAAAAGCCTCAACCGGTACCAGCTGCTGGTCAGGGatcccaaggacaagctccCAGTGCCGCTGCCTCTGGCGCAGCTCAAGGTCAAAATGCTCAAGGTGCTACTGCCGgcgctgccgctgccgcagcGCAACGTCCAAAGATTCCCGACCAAATAATGCAGCACGTGAATAAGATCGTGTTTCGAGCTCCCGCTCAGTTGGCAAATAAGCCCCCGGCCGAGGTTGCCAAGTGGATAGAAGACCTGAAAGACAAGTACTCTCGAGCGCTGTTTACAATGGACagcagcaaagccaaggttgCGGGCATGGAGAAGATTTTCAAAGATAGGAACGACGCTGGGAAGCCACTTCAAAACGAAGAGCTGCGGCAATACCAAATCAGAAGGGAACAACAGTTGAAGCTTTACCAAGACGCCCATAAATGGGTGGAAAGTGTTCGAAAGCAGCAGGAAGGCCTCCAAGcaaaccagcaacaagcAGGCGCACAGGCAGGTCAAAATGGTACGGCAGCGGCACCACCGGCGAACCAGCAAACCAACACACAGGCAACTCCCAATGCCGCACAAAACAACGCTCAAGCGGCTACACAGAACGTTGCCGCGTCCATGAACGCGGCCGTCGAAGCCGCAAAGAACCAACAAAATCTGGCAGCTGCCAGTCGTCCGTCTCCAGCAAACGGcacctcaacaccaataCCAACCGCAGCCCAGAACCAACCGCGGCCTGTACCTCAAGCTGCACAGCAACCGCAAGGACAACCACAGGTCAAAACTGAGCAACCGCATCCTCCTCCGGTCAATACTGCCCAGGCGCAGGCGGTTGCGCAAGCACAAGCAACAGCGAGAGTACCAACACCTCAGTCAGCGACACCTGTTACCGCGGGAGGCCCCACACGAGCACTGAGCCATTCTGCTGCGATGACTCTCGCAAACCAAAGGGCTGCAAATACGCCAGGTACCGCTCAAGGTCAGAGTCAACCCGCTGCTGGCACAGGTGTTGGTGGAGCAGTGAATCAAGGTGCCGTTGTACCTGGTGCTgtgcaacaacaacaacagcagggACACCCTCACGCTCACCCTACGCAAACACAAACAGGTTTCCAAGCCAAGATGCCTATCCCGAAACAACTACCAGAAAAGGCAACAGCTGTTCCGCAGGGCGTGACCGTTGGGGGAGGCGTAACTGCCGGGAGACCAACCATGTCACAAGGCAGCGGCACTCTTGGGGGCGTTATGAACCAGCCCCCGGTTGCCAGAATTCCCGCTTACAGCCATGACGCTGAAGGAGATCATGTCCtcagcaagaagaagttggatgaaCTGGTGCGACAAGTTTGCAGTGGATCCGGCGACACCCAAGATGGCAATTTACTGACCCCGGAAGTTGAAGAG AGCGTCTTGAACATGGCGGATTCTTTTGTGGACAACGTTCTGCACTCAGCCTGTCGCAACGCAAAGGAGCGTGGATCTAAGGTTCTAGAAATTCGAGATATCCAGCTGGTACTGGAACGAACATACAACATTCGCGTTCCTGGATACTCGTCAGATGAACTTCGCACCGTCCGCAAGGTCCAACCTTCGCCTGGTTGGATTGCCAAGATGAGTGCGGTACAGGCAGCTAAGGTAATGCCTGGGAAAGGCGACCCGTAA
- a CDS encoding deoxyribose-phosphate aldolase (similar to Metarhizium acridum CQMa 102 XP_007808272.1) — protein sequence MSQPVKVKVSLPILASHIDHSLLHPTLTDAQITNGLHLSKKYSVASACVKPSSVPLAAKILASSPVKVCSVVGFPHGSSSSATKIAETIEALDAGATEIDMVVNIGKVLGGEWHYVEHEVNAINRIVTTRGGLLKVIFENDYLEEEHIRKLCEICTELGVGFVKTSTGYGFVKQENGMYSYKGATVPHLKLMRESAGPDVQIKAAGGVRTLDDFLYVMSLGVTRVGASATEAIMEEARSRGIGDEEIEVEVKQIDGTSGGSY from the coding sequence ATGTCCCAACCCGTCAAAGTCAAGGTctccctccccatcctcgcCTCCCACATCGACCACTCCCTCCTCCATCCAACCCTCACAGACGCCCAAATCACAAACGGCCTGCACCTCTCAAaaaagtactccgtagcaAGCGCCTGCGTAAAACCCTCCTCCGTCCCCCTCGCCGCCAAGATcctcgcctcctcccccGTCAAAGTATGCTCCGTGGTCGGTTTCCCGCACGGCAGCTCCAGCTCCGCCACGAAAATCGCCGAGACAATCGAGGCTCTTGACGCCGGCGCCACAGAGATAGACATGGTAGTCAACATAGGCAAGGTCCTCGGCGGGGAGTGGCACTACGTCGAGCACGAGGTGAATGCCATAAATCGCATCGTCACCACGCGCGGCGGGCTACTAAAGGTGATTTTTGAGAATGACTATCTCGAGGAGGAGCATATTCGGAAACTATGCGAGATTTGTACGGAATTAGGTGTGGGGTTTGTAAAGACGAGTACGGGGTATGGGTTTGTGAAGCAGGAGAATGGGATGTATAGCTACAAGGGGGCGACGGTGCCGCATTTGAAGCTTATGAGGGAGAGTGCTGGGCCGGATGTGCAGATCAAGGCGGCGGGGGGTGTGAGGACGCTGGATGATTTCTTGTATGTTATGAGTTTGGGGGTGACGAGGGTTGGGGCGAGTGCCACGGAGGCGATcatggaggaggcgaggagTAGAGgcattggcgatgaggagattgaggtTGAGGTGAAGCAGATTGATGGCACGAGTGGCGGTTCATACTGA
- a CDS encoding anucleate primary sterigmata protein B (similar to Aspergillus terreus NIH2624 XP_001217550.1), translating into MPDSKEPNLAPESAGDATNAQPDDSILKLLPPTGSASASGRTTGPSAMESSYIEAATIDQSRAVDETLTEEAVREHLNDVESSFLPTLSPVATRTTYDATGADDTLDTSGKTEVQNAGKRDDAQLSEAEDRTSSLENLDSSPTAAAAARTISRAVSMASNTTKDSGAVARTDDDEYKDDNDHSFLSVTDDPFLQSQISDKLEAGSTPGNSLRIGKRSKYLRSRYGSQRSSTSSFITNPESQDGSEATVGHGVDYALQSGGAVPAMGMLRSTSNPFQRSISMGSMVSGFGGDEFNDLPSHQLDTLPEVSSPDRPNFNDPLKTPKASRENLKATAPTDTVLAQHVKNVQVPESLAKEYKFKNGLQTPRRPSNLTIGTNTGTITKTGKNLTLKEQSSTIERLSKENFDLKLKVMFLSDRLDKLSEEGIKEMISENVDLKTSLAVLQRDNKILRKRVKELEKQARDEDNRPGTASSTDHTSRTNDEDAYEREQELIYLRERVEEYATEIERLRSEGLSRESEKMQLFQMVKTLGERTGSNVGAPDESAVWSDLLEQETVRREQADEDNRKLRDEIFQLKKELSGQGNMQHTTNIYNISKKPRDGTFSPSRPMSGLSGETDVPSANAGSAANALVDELRRESEQLRHENAELRREVGAQTSMLTSRNREKERLYQEIEDLKMAQRRGGPAPSTVDSIFERSASRAGGHERSQSRGSARTRQTSIEEESEREELENKLAELRDKISEVKLQNQELQRELESCMMDFEAAVEGKREAEESAMSLQEDLDTAMNDLVALQAERDEAVREQGEMENEFEALRHEAQEEIDALESEADQRNEEIQRAHADLRDRSENFDALQEEMRKMSEALVRLEDDQTGKLRRIQQLEEELDSSNKELEDLEQKLIEANEKNQRFSIQQESSQGEIAFLREEQEADKIRIGDLEAAIANAEQSLREEKDRVRELDGRLQQERMQREIVADKEKEEVQQVVNELNREASSAKDEVRRLRKSLSSREVEATEWKERLIELENNLREALGDLNGTRSSLLKSIAKMQRELENTIRELDTTKASLVEKDRIIKQRDALLESHALESRKITELLEKERVAHRNTKVQFDTFQRTHQHLTQTASTQDVRIAELESTRGQDRRKLAQLEQSARDQLLERNELLLKLWHKLSALCGREWLNNNTLVDKQVVPSVEVIAARLPGFSKNLLGAIKAIESMFTGLTSKIKSVERDLQREYQTLENNLEVRIKKLDRLEARIRNSVASGGLAPHDMHTRMARLEDAYRQLKVENATLRTANDVRSRAAQSSSDGTLPLGRSATGAGSPSPGIPRGPGDRDRSRTSQLSQGRNSRSGGSSRSNTASGIPRPSSGNFTNMEVALPSEGEPANNDNRWLLRLRDMEYKLKMEREGRNQDRAAARQRLGGLEMENKDLRDRVRRTNTDTE; encoded by the exons ATGCCAGACTCAAAAGAGCCCAATCTCGCGCCGGAAAGCGCTGGCGATGCAACTAACGCGCAACCCGACGATTCCATATTAAAACTATTACCGCCAACCGGCAGTGCCTCTGCCTCGGGACGCACCACTGGCCCATCTGCAATGGAGAGTAGCTACATTGAAGCCGCGACGATAGACCAAAGCAGAGCGGTTGACGAGACTTTGACGGAGGAAGCCGTGCGAGAACACCTCAACGATGTCGAGTCGAGCTTCCTGCCAACACTGTCTCCTGTCGCGACGAGGACGACCTATGATGCAACTGGAGCCGACGATACACTAGACACCTCTGGCAAAACAGAAGTCCAGAATGCGGGGAAGAGAGACGATGCTCAGCTTAGCGAAGCCGAAGATCGCACATCGAGCCTTGAGAATCTGGATTCCTCACCTACAGCTGCCGCTGCAGCTAGAACTATTTCCAGAGCCGTTAGTATGGCTAGCAACACTACAAAGGACAGCGGTGCTGTGGCCCGgacagatgacgatgaataCAAAGATGACAATGACCACTCGTTCCTCTCCGTTACAGACGACCCCTTCTTACAATCCCAAATATCTGACAAGCTCGAGGCAGGCAGCACGCCTGGCAACTCCTTACGAATTGGCAAACGATCAAAATATTTGCGCAGTCGGTACGGCAGCCAGCGCTCATCGACGTCTTCATTCATCACGAACCCCGAATCGCAAGACGGCAGTGAGGCCACCGTTGGTCACGGCGTCGATTATGCACTGCAATCGGGTGGTGCTGTTCCAGCTATGGGGATGTTACGCTCGACAAGTAATCCTTTCCAGCGCTCGATAAGCATGGGCAGCATGGTTTCCGGGTTTGGAGGCGACGAGTTCAACGACTTGCCTAGCCACCAGTTGGATACGCTCCCTGAGGTCTCGAGCCCCGATCGACCGAACTTCAACGATCCTCTCAAAACTCCCAAAGCCTCTCGTGAGAACTTGAAGGCTACTGCACCCACCGATACTGTCCTAGCTCAACATGTCAAAAACGTCCAGGTTCCCGAATCGTTGGCCAAAGAGTACAAATTCAAGAATGGCCTCCAAACACCTCGCCGTCCGTCAAACCTAACCATTGGTACCAACACGGGGACAATAACAAAGACTGGAAAGAACCTTACACTCAAGGAACAAAGCAGCACAATTGAGAGGTTGTCAAAGGAGAACTTTGATCTGAAGCTGAAGGTCATGTTCCTTAGCGACCGTCTGGATAAGCTGTCCGAGGAGGGGATTAAAGAAATGATCTCTGAGAATGTGGACCTTAAAACTAGCCTTGCAGTGTTGCAACGTGATAATAAAATCCTTCGGAAGAGAGTCAAAGAGCTTGAAAAACAAGCCCGAGATGAAGACAATAGACCAGGTACGGCGTCGTCCACGGATCATACCTCCCGAACAAACGATGAGGACGCCTACGAGCGAGAGCAAGAGCTTATATACCTGCGCGAGCGAGTCGAGGAGTACGCCACTGAAATTGAGAGGCTCAGGAGCGAGGGTCTCAGTCGAGAATCCGAAAAGATGCAGCTTTTCCAAATGGTGAAGACGCTTGGGGAACGCACTGGTAGTAATGTTGGTGCTCCAGACGAGTCGGCTGTTTGGAGCGACCTGCTGGAGCAAGAAACCGTTCGCCGAGAGCAAGCAGACGAAGACAATCGAAAGCTACGTGACGAAATCTTTCAGCTCAAGAAGGAACTTTCTGGGCAAGGGAATATGCAACACACAACCAATATCTACAATATTTCCAAGAAACCCCGCGACGGCACGTTCTCTCCCAGTCGTCCGATGTCTGGATTGTCTGGAGAGACTGATGTCCCCAGTGCCAATGCCGGCTCTGCTGCTAATGCTTTGGTTGATGAACTACGACGGGAAAGCGAACAGCTCCGTCATGAGAATGCTGAGTTGCGGCGGGAGGTTGGCGCGCAAACCTCAATGCTTACCTCGAGGAACCGTGAGAAGGAGCGACTCTATCAGGAAATTGAAGACCTCAAAATGGCACAGCGCCGCGGTGGACCTGCTCCGTCCACCGTAGATAGCATATTTGAGCGCTCAGCATCCCGAGCAGGTGGCCATGAAAGGTCGCAGTCACGAGGCAGTGCCCGGACTAGACAAACCTCCATCGAAGAAGAGTCTGAACGCGAAGAGCTGGAAAACAAATTGGCAGAGCTGCGAGACAAGATCAGTGAAGTGAAGCTACAGAATCAGGAATTGCAAAGGGAGCTTGAGTCGTGCATGATGGACTTTGAGGCTGCGGTTGAGGGCAAGCGAGAGGCAGAAGAGAGTGCCATGTCGTTACAGGAAGATCTTGACACGGCCATGAATGATCTCGTTGCTCTGCAAGCGGAACGAGACGAAGCCGTTCGTGAGCAGGGTGAAATGGAGAATGAGTTTGAGGCTTTACGCCATGAAGCTCAGGAAGAGATCGACGCCTTAGAATCCGAAGCCGATCAACGAAACGAGGAGATTCAACGGGCTCACGCCGACTTAAGAGATCGCTCAGAAAATTTCGACGCCTTGCAGGAAGAGATGCGAAAAATGAGCGAGGCTCTTGTGCGTCTTGAAGATGACCAGACAGGCAAATTGCGCCGCATACAgcagctggaggaggagttggatTCGTCGAATAAGGAGCTCGAGGACTTGGAACAGAAGCTGATTGAGGCGAACGAAAAGAACCAGCGCTTCTCCATACAgcaagagtcaagtcaaggcgAGATTGCCTTCTTGCGCGAAGAGCAAGAGGCGGACAAGATTCGCATTGGAGATCTGGAGGCCGCGATTGCAAATGCAGAGCAGAGTCTGCGTGAAGAAAAGGACCGGGTCAGAGAGCTGGACGGCCGCCTTCAACAGGAGCGCATGCAGAGGGAGATTGTTgcagacaaagaaaaggaagaagtTCAACAGGTTGTGAATGAATTGAACAGGGAAGCTTCCAGTGCCAAGGACGAAGTAAGACGACTGCGTAAGAGTCTGTCGTCTCGCGAAGTTGAGGCTACCGAGTGGAAAGAGAGGCTGATAGAGCTCGAGAATAACCTTCGAGAAGCTTTGGGCGACCTCAATGGCACCCGATCTTCTCTTCTCAAG TCGATTGCTAAGATGCAACGCGAGCTTGAAAACACAATTCGCGAGCTCGATACCACAAAGGCGTCGTTGGTCGAAAAGGATCGCATCATCAAACAACGAGATGCTCTCTTGGAATCCCATGCTCTTGAATCCCGCAAGATCACCgagttgctggagaaggagcgTGTCGCACACCGCAATACCAAGGTGCAGTTCGACACATTCCAGCGCACGCATCAGCACCTCACGCAGACGGCCAGCACCCAAGATGTCAGGATTGCTGAGCTGGAGAGTACCAGGGGACAAGATCGCAGAAAGCTGGCTCAGCTGGAGCAGTCTGCTCGTGACCAGCTGCTGGAACGCAACGAATTGCTGCTTAAATTGTGGCATAAGCTCAGCGCTTTGTGCGGGCGAGAATGGCTCAACAATAATACTCTTGTTGACAAGCAAGTTGTGCCATCAGTGGAAGTTATTGCGGCCCGACTTCCAGGCTTCTCGAAGAACCTACTCGGTGCCATCAAGGCTATTGAGAGCATGTTTACAGGGCTGACTTCGAAGATCAAATCTGTGGAACGGGACTTGCAGCGAGAGTACCAGACGCTAGAAAATAATCTCGAAGTGAGAATTAAGAAGCTGGATCGTCTTGAAGCCCGGATACGAAACTCAGTGGCCTCGGGAGGTCTGGCCCCCCATGACATGCACACCAGGATGGCACGACTGGAGGATGCGTATCGGCAACTCAAGGTCGAGAACGCAACGCTTCGAACCGCCAACGATGTGCGGAGCCGTGCGGCGCAGTCAAGTTCTGATGGCACATTGCCTCTGGGTAGAAGTGCTACAGGTGCAGGCTCACCTTCACCAGGCATTCCACGAGGACCGGGAGATCGCGATAGGAGTAGAACTTCTCAACTGAGCCAAGGAAGGAACAGCCGCTCAGGGGGTTCATCTCGATCCAACACCGCTTCTGGAATACCGCGACCATCCTCAGGGAACTTTACCAACATGGAGGTGGCCTTGCCCAGCGAAGGCGAGCCGGCGAACAACGACAACCGCTGGCTTCTGAGACTTCGAGATATGGAATATAAACTGAAGATGGAACGAGAAGGTCGAAACCAGGACCGAGCAGCTGCACGACAACGGCTCGGTGGGCTTGAAATGGAGAACAAGGATCTCAGGGACAGAGTGAGGAGGACAAACACAGACACCGAGTAG
- a CDS encoding arginase (similar to Cordyceps militaris CM01 XP_006665687.1), whose product MNTDIVQSRFLSNPQDLGVVAVGFSKGQPKAGVDAGPEALIESGLLTQISDELGYKLHGDMTVRKYEELMPASDPDHRGMKNPLTTSAVNRKISQQVYEHAKEGRLVLTLGGDHSVAIGTVTGSAKAVRERLNREIALIWVDAHADINRPEDSDSGNIHGMPVAFASGLAKDDKEEYFGWIKDDMLLNVKKLVYIGLRDVDKAEKKILRDNGIKAFSMFDVDRYGIGRVVEMALAYIGADTPIHLSFDVDALDPMWAPSTGTPVRGGLTLREGDYICEAVHQTGSLVAIDLVEVNPSLAATEAGAQETVRAGCSLVRCALGETLL is encoded by the exons ATGAATACCGACATTGTTCAGAGCCGCTTCCTCTCCAACCCGCAGGACCTTGGTGTCGTTGCGGTTGGCTTCTCCAAGGGTCAG CCTaaagctggcgttgatgccggCCCTGAAGCTCTCATCGAGTCCGGCCTCCTCACCCAGATCAGCGATGAGCTCGGTTACAAGCTGCATGGTGACATGACGGTCCGAAAGTACGAGGAGCTGATGCCTGCGTCCGACCCCGACCACCGTGGCATGAAGAACCCTCTCACCACCTCGGCTGTCAATCGCAAGATCTCGCAGCAGGTCTACGAGCATGCCAAGGAGGGACGTCTGGTCCTCACACTTGGCGGTGACCACAGCGTCGCCATTGGCACCGTCACTGGCAGCGCCAAGGCAGTTCGCGAGCGTCTGAACCGCGAGATTGCTCTCATTTGGGTTGATGCACACGCTGACATCAACCGTCCTGAGGACAGTGACAGCGGTAACATTCACGGCATGcctgttgcttttgcctcTGGTTTGGCCAAGGATGACAAGGAGGAGTACTTTGGCTGGATCAAGGATGACATGCTGCTTAATGTTAAGAAGCTTGTCTACATTGGTCTCCGTGATGTTGATaaggctgagaagaagattcTTCGCGACAACGGCATCAAGGCCTTTAGCATGTTCGATGTTGATCG TTATGGCATTGGCCGTGTTGTCGAGATGGCGCTGGCGTACATTGGCGCCGATACTCCTATCCATCTGTCcttcgatgtcgatgccCTGGATCCTATGTGGGCTCCCAGCACTGGCACTCCTGTTCGTGGCGGTCTGACTCTCCGTGAAGGTGACTACATTTGCGAAGCtgtgcaccagactggctCCCTGGTCGCCATTGACCTCGTTGAAGTCAACCCCAGCTTAGCAGCGACCGAGGCCGGTGCGCAGGAGACTGTTAGAGCTGGCTGCTCCCTGGTGCGCTGCGCCTTGGGTGAGACTCTGCTGTAG
- a CDS encoding fungal specific transcription factor (similar to Cordyceps militaris CM01 XP_006665702.1) — MSATPTANSAPTQARKVKFVASDPNRGGLPVKRKQVQQACAACRRKKRRCIHADDSQAHTYDESLSEDHRGQDSSPSQASPSTGPPASTPRMRPVTGTHENGISNASHIPHTSHIAQPPYSNHQTLATTPSRNDDLQQRSSRFVGDLNPEGMFLEATASVSARASSQKGDVGIWLSSGAFGSNGQSSQFITSRPPPIMDQFLLPFVREHCLSCLPPPEDFARLKTVYIQKVHPIFPVIPITDIDNNVDHPCNIVLRQLVCLAAAADPELTEHFRLQNRGPGLLSPQDFSQSLSSSVRAILETSIITDRVLHIQGLIMLSLYTQPTCAEESDLPAQLGGRAIHHIQTLGLHLLRYDAPNCDDLENLFCCVWALDRINAAEYGRPCLIHERDIGADLEACIRKRPPCFRLFLSVVQWLDQVVELYRPGPSAEASGLEKIAYIDLPVLEAMIVNADALKVPSSLIATIETFYHAVIILSCRLPRPGTVPAASTLPPPSANARRSLAAERIACAVPRDHLSPMPFIPYAVSLALSVEYRKMRHSRLPMFRARAMSSFKRNCEMLRKYGDHFWSANVVAGLGERVLKEMERAATSLTTKDASPVPLDPRSRSTSAGLQGQMMRQTDMPLGNTAGGITSALGMDNPVDFSLIDAISGQDVFGHIDPNFNLDAVEDALEANLDIGLPLNWGDWGQFATG, encoded by the exons ATGTCCGCCACTCCAACCGCCAATTCGGCGCCTACCCAGGCGCGAAAAGTGAAGTTCGTGGCTTCTGATCCCAACCGTGGAGGGTTGCCGGTGAAGCGCAAACAGGTCCAGCAGGCCTGCGCTGCATGTCGACGCAAGAAG CGACGCTGCATACATGCCGACGATTCTCAAGCTCATACTTACGATGAATCCCTCTCAGAGGACCATAGAGGACAGGACTCGTCACCGTCACAGGCATC GCCATCCACAGGCCCCCCAGCCTCGACGCCGCGGATGAGGCCTGTAACTGGGACGCATGAGAATGGCATCTCAAATGCTTCACATATTCCGCACACTTCGCATATCGCACAACCGCCTTATTCAAATCATCAGACCCTCGCTACTACCCCGTCGCGAAACGATGATCTCCAGCAGAGGTCTTCTCGCTTTGTGGGAGACCTCAACCCCGAGGGTATGTTTTTGGAGGCCACCGCTTCGGTATCGGCCAGAGCCTCCTCTCAAAAAGGAGACGTCGGTATCTGGCTGTCCTCTGGTGCCTTTGGAAGCAACGGACAGTCTTCTCAATTTATAACTTCTCGGCCTCCTCCCATTATGGACCAGTTCTTGCTCCCTTTTGTTCGGGAACACTGCTTATCCTGCCTGCCACCGCCTGAAGACTTTGCACGGCTAAAAACCGTGTATATTCAAAAAGTCCATCCTATATTTCCCGTCATTCCCATcacagacattgacaacaacGTTGATCATCCGTGCAATATAGTCTTGCGTCAATTGGTATGCCTTGCGGCGGCCGCTGATCCAGAGCTCACAGAGCATTTTCGGCTGCAGAACCGCGGGCCAGGTTTATTGTCACCTCAAGACTTTTCCCAGTCACTGTCCTCGTCTGTAAGAGCGATCCTAGAAACGAGCATTATCACAGATCGAGTCTTGCATATCCAGGGATTGATAATGCTCTCCTTATATACCCAACCAACTTGCGCCGAGGAGTCTGATCTACCAGCCCAGCTTGGAGGTCGCGCCATTCACCATATACAGACGCTCGGTTTACATTTGCTGCGATATGATGCGCCAAACTGTGATGATCTAGAAAATTTGTTCTGCTGCGTATGGGCTTTGGATCGTATCAACGCCGCCGAGTATGGCCGGCCGTGCCTAATTCACGAGCGTGACATCGGCGCTGATTTGGAGGCCTGCATCAGGAAGCGGCCGCCTTGTTTCCGACTGTTCCTATCCGTTGTTCAGTGGCTGGACCAGGTAGTCGAATTGTACCGCCCAGGACCGAGTGCAGAGGCGTCTGGGCTAGAAAAGATTGCGTATATCGATCTCCCTGTCCTGGAGGCCATGATCGTCAACGCAGACGCACTCAAAGTCCCGTCTTCTTTGATTG CAACTATCGAAACATTCTACCATGCCGTCATTATTCTCTCTTGCAGATTGCCGCGCCCCGGAACCGTACCAGCTGCCTCAACTCTGCCACCGCCATCCGCAAACGCCCGAAGATCTCTCGCAGCTGAGCGTATAGCCTGTGCTGTACCCAGAGACCATCTGAGCCCGATGCCTTTTATTCCATATGCGGTTTCGCTAGCTTTAAGTGTGGAGTACAGAAAGATGAGACACAGTCGACTTCCGATGTTCCGAGCCAGGGCCATGAGTTCATTCAAACGGAACTGTGAAATGCTACGGAAGTATGGTGATCATTTCTGGAGTGCAAATGTAGTTGCCGGACTGGGTGAACGCGTTCTTAAGGAAATGGAGCGTGCTGCTACGAGTTTGACGACCAAAGACGCCAGCCCTGTGCCTCTAGATCCCAGGTCTAGATCGACATCTGCAGGTCTGCAGGGCCAAATGATGCGACAGACCGACATGCCTCTTGGTAACACGGCTGGTGGTATCACATCTGCGCTGGGCATGGATAATCCCGTCGATTTTTCACTCATTGACGCCATTTCTGGTCAGGACGTCTTTGGACACATTGATCCTAATTTTAACTTGGACGCCGTGGAAGATGCATTAGAGGCGAATTTAGACATTGGTCTACCCCTTAACTGGGGCGACTGGGGCCAATTCGCCACTGGTTaa